Proteins encoded by one window of Ralstonia sp. RRA:
- a CDS encoding DUF2322 family protein, whose translation MIQPSNVFKDNLAQLPAIDGIERIDLVDGKGAVVADIENKPGKQGSVAVYHYLQQAFGQLDAKAAEHGLAVFAEHTVDARNRPGAHPNVDRLLAIVAGGEALQINVIARA comes from the coding sequence GTGATTCAGCCGAGCAACGTATTCAAGGACAACCTCGCCCAACTGCCCGCCATTGACGGCATCGAGCGCATCGATCTGGTCGACGGCAAGGGCGCCGTGGTGGCCGACATCGAGAACAAGCCCGGCAAGCAAGGCTCGGTGGCGGTGTATCACTATCTGCAGCAGGCCTTCGGTCAGCTCGACGCCAAGGCCGCTGAGCACGGTCTGGCCGTGTTTGCCGAGCACACGGTGGATGCACGCAACCGCCCGGGTGCCCACCCGAATGTGGATCGCCTGCTCGCCATCGTGGCCGGCGGCGAGGCGCTGCAGATCAACGTCATCGCCCGCGCGTGA
- a CDS encoding membrane protein: protein MKLTRILLATSAALLIALPTAALAFVKPLRVVAPSLMPGVSCPLPNICTDDIASLSDAQRLYQEGYAKTADVVGPFQRAPRMVFCTTTACADMFGLGRRAAEAVGNLGLVVAPRGWKTYYVTHELIHFRQAEVLGNYAVATRPGWLIEGMAYALSDDPRHPLGEPFEQWRSRFEAWHAALGTRDLWDAARDIR from the coding sequence ATGAAGCTCACCCGGATCCTGCTGGCCACCAGTGCCGCCTTGTTGATCGCATTGCCCACTGCAGCACTTGCCTTCGTCAAGCCGCTGCGGGTTGTTGCGCCATCGCTCATGCCGGGGGTGTCCTGTCCGCTGCCCAACATCTGCACCGACGACATTGCCAGCCTGAGCGATGCGCAACGGCTGTACCAGGAGGGCTACGCCAAGACCGCTGACGTGGTTGGGCCATTCCAGCGCGCGCCGCGCATGGTGTTCTGCACAACAACGGCTTGCGCCGATATGTTCGGCCTGGGGCGCCGCGCGGCAGAAGCCGTGGGCAACCTCGGCCTGGTCGTTGCGCCGCGCGGGTGGAAGACCTACTACGTGACGCACGAGTTGATCCACTTCCGGCAGGCGGAAGTGCTGGGCAACTATGCGGTGGCCACCCGCCCCGGATGGTTGATCGAGGGCATGGCCTATGCATTGAGCGACGACCCCAGGCACCCGCTGGGCGAGCCCTTTGAGCAATGGCGATCCCGCTTCGAAGCCTGGCATGCAGCCCTCGGCACGCGCGACCTGTGGGACGCGGCAAGAGACATCCGTTAA
- the chrA gene encoding chromate efflux transporter, which produces MDTNMDASRPAQATNALGVLAVFLKLGLTSFGGPVAHIGYFRREFVERRRWLDDATFTDLVGLCQFLPGPASSQVGFSIGLLRAGWLGGLAAWCGFTLPSVVLLIAFAMLAPTLGGPFGDGLIHGLKLVAVAVVAQAVWDMARRLCPDLRRAGIALAAIVLLGLTASVYAQLIAIALGAALGLALCRDTSVTGVTAVPAQHAGFRISRSAGAIALVLFCVLLLGLPALVQAGAGDAVRVFDAFYRSGALVFGGGHVVLPLLQEQTVATGWVTSSDFLAGYGAAQAVPGPLFTFAAFLGWMMSGVPNHLGGAVLATAGIFLPGLLLVVAALPYWQALRARKSMAALLAGVNAAVVGVLAAALYSPVWTSAVHAPLDFAIAAVGFCLLTRWKLPPLAVVALCAAAGIAQATLLH; this is translated from the coding sequence ATGGACACCAACATGGATGCATCACGGCCCGCACAGGCAACCAACGCGCTGGGCGTGCTCGCGGTCTTCCTCAAGCTGGGGCTGACGTCGTTTGGCGGTCCGGTGGCACACATCGGGTACTTCCGCCGCGAGTTTGTCGAGCGACGGCGCTGGCTTGACGACGCGACGTTCACTGATCTGGTTGGCCTGTGCCAATTCCTGCCGGGGCCGGCCAGCAGCCAGGTCGGCTTTTCGATCGGCTTGCTGCGCGCCGGGTGGCTTGGCGGCCTGGCTGCGTGGTGCGGGTTCACGCTGCCGTCCGTCGTGCTGCTGATTGCCTTTGCCATGCTGGCGCCAACGCTCGGCGGCCCCTTTGGTGATGGATTGATCCACGGGTTGAAGCTGGTGGCCGTTGCCGTGGTTGCGCAAGCCGTGTGGGACATGGCGCGGCGCTTGTGCCCCGATTTGCGTCGGGCCGGCATCGCACTGGCAGCTATCGTACTGCTGGGCCTGACGGCTTCCGTCTATGCGCAGCTCATCGCCATTGCGCTCGGTGCGGCGCTTGGCCTTGCGCTGTGCCGAGACACATCCGTGACCGGCGTCACCGCTGTGCCCGCGCAGCACGCGGGGTTCCGCATTTCCCGCAGCGCGGGCGCCATCGCGCTGGTGCTCTTCTGCGTGCTGTTGCTCGGGTTGCCTGCGCTAGTACAAGCCGGCGCCGGCGATGCTGTTCGTGTGTTCGACGCGTTCTACCGCTCCGGCGCGCTGGTGTTTGGCGGCGGCCATGTCGTGCTTCCGCTGCTGCAGGAGCAGACGGTTGCCACGGGGTGGGTGACGTCCAGCGACTTTCTTGCTGGATACGGCGCCGCGCAGGCCGTACCAGGGCCACTGTTTACGTTCGCCGCGTTTCTCGGCTGGATGATGAGCGGCGTGCCCAATCACCTGGGCGGTGCCGTGCTCGCCACGGCGGGCATCTTCCTGCCTGGTTTGCTGCTGGTTGTTGCCGCGTTGCCGTATTGGCAGGCACTGCGTGCGCGCAAGTCCATGGCGGCGCTGTTGGCCGGGGTGAATGCGGCCGTGGTTGGCGTGCTGGCCGCCGCACTGTACTCGCCGGTCTGGACCAGCGCGGTGCATGCTCCGCTGGATTTTGCGATTGCCGCCGTCGGGTTCTGCCTGCTGACGCGGTGGAAGCTGCCACCGCTTGCCGTGGTGGCCCTCTGCGCAGCCGCTGGCATTGCCCAAGCCACCCTCCTGCACTAG
- a CDS encoding NADH:flavin oxidoreductase/NADH oxidase family protein, whose amino-acid sequence MKLFTPLTLPNGAVIANRLAKAAMEENMADADHAPSDALVRLYEAWAKGNVGLMLTGNVMVDHRAMTGPNGVVLEGDAHLDRFRRWAQTARAHGAHVWMQINHPGRQMPAALGQTTLAPSAVAMDLGALSKQFPVPREMTADDIADVQQRFARAAVLAEQSGFTGVQIHAAHGYLLSQFLSPITNKRQDQWGGPIENRARLLLDIVRSVRGAVSPQFVVAVKLNSADFQRGGFSPDDAKHVVELLNPLGVDLVELSGGSYEAPAMQGHARDGRTLAREAYFLEFARDIVAIAQMPLMVTGGIRRRAVAEQVVDSGIAMVGIATALSIDPNLPRDWQAGKNTAPVLRPITWKNKVLGSLANMAVVKFQLQRLSQGRGTNPRVSPFRALVVQQLSNACQTRRYKRWTAQRAVD is encoded by the coding sequence ATGAAGCTGTTCACGCCTCTTACGTTGCCCAATGGCGCGGTGATTGCCAACCGCTTGGCCAAGGCCGCCATGGAAGAGAACATGGCCGATGCGGACCACGCGCCGTCCGATGCGCTGGTGCGCTTGTATGAAGCCTGGGCCAAAGGCAACGTCGGCCTGATGCTCACGGGCAACGTTATGGTGGACCACCGCGCCATGACCGGTCCCAACGGCGTGGTGTTGGAAGGCGATGCTCACCTAGACCGCTTCCGGCGCTGGGCACAAACCGCACGTGCGCACGGCGCGCATGTCTGGATGCAGATCAACCACCCGGGCCGCCAGATGCCTGCCGCACTCGGCCAGACCACGCTGGCGCCGTCTGCCGTGGCGATGGATCTGGGCGCGCTTTCCAAGCAGTTTCCCGTGCCCCGGGAGATGACCGCCGACGACATCGCCGACGTGCAGCAGCGCTTCGCGCGCGCAGCGGTGCTGGCTGAGCAGAGCGGTTTTACCGGCGTGCAGATTCACGCGGCACATGGCTATCTGCTGAGCCAGTTTCTCTCCCCGATCACGAACAAGCGGCAGGACCAATGGGGCGGCCCGATCGAGAACCGTGCACGCTTGCTGCTCGACATCGTGCGTTCGGTGCGCGGCGCGGTGTCGCCGCAGTTTGTGGTGGCGGTCAAGCTGAACTCGGCGGATTTCCAGCGTGGCGGCTTCAGCCCGGACGATGCCAAGCACGTGGTCGAACTGCTCAACCCGCTGGGTGTGGATCTGGTGGAACTCTCTGGCGGCAGCTACGAAGCGCCGGCCATGCAGGGGCACGCCCGCGACGGCCGCACGCTGGCCCGCGAGGCCTACTTTCTGGAGTTCGCACGCGACATCGTTGCCATTGCGCAGATGCCGTTGATGGTCACGGGCGGTATCCGCCGCCGTGCGGTGGCAGAGCAGGTGGTCGACAGCGGTATCGCCATGGTTGGCATTGCGACCGCGCTGTCGATTGATCCGAACCTGCCGCGCGATTGGCAGGCGGGCAAGAACACAGCACCGGTGCTGCGCCCGATTACCTGGAAGAACAAGGTGCTGGGCTCGCTGGCCAACATGGCGGTGGTCAAGTTTCAGCTGCAACGGCTAAGCCAGGGGCGTGGGACGAACCCGCGTGTCTCGCCGTTCAGGGCGTTGGTGGTGCAGCAGTTGTCCAACGCGTGCCAGACACGGCGGTACAAGCGCTGGACGGCGCAGCGCGCTGTAGATTGA
- a CDS encoding MerR family transcriptional regulator: MKIGELAEQSGVAASRIRFYEASGLLQPAQRQANGYREYTPDTLTRLEIILCAQGAGFSLEEIRAILPPDLDKWPHQELLEALHRKISEIELLEQRLAQTKHHLLALVGDINNRTEGESCAGRTKRVLDKITQGAAKTPSTDLQTRRTKKRA; encoded by the coding sequence ATGAAAATCGGCGAACTGGCGGAGCAGAGTGGCGTAGCCGCCTCGCGCATCCGCTTTTACGAAGCCAGCGGCCTGCTGCAGCCCGCACAGCGACAAGCCAACGGCTACCGCGAGTACACGCCCGACACGCTGACCCGGCTGGAGATCATCCTGTGTGCGCAGGGTGCGGGGTTCTCGCTGGAGGAAATCCGCGCCATCCTGCCGCCCGATCTGGACAAGTGGCCACATCAGGAACTGCTGGAAGCGCTGCACCGCAAAATCAGCGAGATCGAATTGCTGGAGCAGCGCCTGGCACAGACCAAACACCACCTGCTCGCGCTCGTGGGCGACATCAACAACCGCACGGAAGGCGAGAGCTGCGCAGGGCGGACCAAACGCGTGCTCGACAAGATCACGCAAGGCGCCGCAAAAACACCCTCAACCGATCTGCAAACGCGCCGCACAAAAAAGCGCGCCTGA
- a CDS encoding NAD-glutamate dehydrogenase yields MSAQHEEKVRQHMMDAVALARGRAPEIAALFEPFMRHYYGLADPEDVVSRSVADLYGAAMAHWQLGQKFVSGQPRVRVYNPSLEQHGWYCGHTVVEIVNDDMPFLFDSVTMEINRQGLALHSAFHPVYRMRRDASGTRTAVEAGGVLRPAALAGDAPADAYDDTNGDAHYESYIHIEVDRFSEPQRLQALHDGLVRVLRDVRSAVEDWKPMQAAAQSAIDALGARAAQASTDETERAEIAEAQAFLAWMLDRHFTFLGYRDYELVVKEDGHYLQGLPGTGLGVLREALRDAGSPDLSRLAPGAVKIINAPAPIFITKANSRATVHRPGYLDYVGVKRFDAEGRTCGERRFLGLYTSTVYMEPAESIPLARRKVASVIARTGFLPNGHLAKTLITILEQYPRDELFQLEGEELHDIALGILRLQERQRTRLFVRRDRFDRFVSCLVFVPREKFNTDLRIRIQKLLQDAYHGTGVEFTPLLSESMLARIHITVRTQPGNVPEVDVAELEERIVQAARRWQDDLADALLERGGEERGNRLLRRYGDAFPAGFREDYPARLAVRDIELMEPLLAAPPSAPQAAAAGTLTMQLYRPLEAPTGALRFKIYRAGEPTSLSRSLPMLEHLGVRVNEERPYCVEPADAAPIWMHDFGMETIDGSEVDLDEARVRFEDTFARIWTGEVENDDLNRLVLQAGLTWREVRILRAYARYIRQIGSTFSNAYMESALTGNPSIARALVRLFLVRFDPSLNEAERTRDADKLRAQIAEALEEVPNLDEDRILRQFLGVLEATLRTNYFQSAADDGQAGQSKPYLSFKFDPARVPGLPEPKPMFEIWVYSPRVEGVHLRGGKVARGGLRWSDRREDFRTEVLGLVKAQMVKNTVIVPVGSKGGFIVKQPPPAGDRDAYLAEGVACYQTFLRGLLDLTDNYVDGHLVPPRDVVRYDEDDPYLVVAADKGTATFSDYANAISAEYGFWLGDAFASGGSVGYDHKKMAITARGAWESVKRHFSEMGIDTQSQDFTVVGVGDMSGDVFGNGMLLSRHIRLLAAFDHRHVFLDPSPDAATSFAERERMFNLPRSSWADYDKTLISPGGGIFPRTVKSIPLSPEVRAMLDVTATEMAPNDLLHAILKAPVDLLYNGGIGTYVKASSETHAQVGDRANDGLRVDGAELRCKVVAEGGNLGCTQLGRIEYALHGGRINTDAIDNSAGVDCSDHEVNIKILLGLVVADGEMTLKQRNTLLAEMTDEVGTLVLRDNYFQTQALSLARTRTTQWLDAEARLMRYLERTGRLNRVIEFLPPDEEIDARRAASGGLTTPERAVLMAYSKMWLYDALLASDLPDQPFVADGLPGYFPHPLQARCGPTMPRHPLRREILATMHANALINRAGVTFVHRLAEETGAEPLAVVWASLVARAVYRLDPLWEQVDGLDAQVPHETQTALFTAFAQLHERAALWFLRRRMSDVPATVERFRDAVDALAPEVDGLQTEDSARTSAQQQQALADEGVPEALARTAAGVPARVSLLDIAEVAAASGCDAKLAARVYFALDQPLGYGWLQGGILNLPTQTHWQMLARATLLEELGQLRRRLTGSVLRDAPVGVGAEALVDTWKAARQEALARYNRVIADQVAAGQADLAMLSVGLKALAEVEA; encoded by the coding sequence ATGTCTGCCCAGCACGAAGAAAAAGTCCGTCAGCACATGATGGATGCAGTGGCCCTCGCACGCGGACGTGCGCCAGAGATAGCCGCGCTGTTCGAGCCATTCATGCGGCACTACTACGGACTGGCCGACCCCGAAGACGTTGTCTCGCGCAGCGTGGCCGATCTCTACGGCGCGGCAATGGCGCACTGGCAGCTTGGCCAGAAGTTCGTGTCAGGGCAGCCACGCGTGCGGGTCTACAACCCAAGCCTGGAACAGCACGGTTGGTACTGCGGCCACACGGTGGTCGAGATCGTCAACGACGACATGCCCTTCCTGTTTGACTCCGTCACCATGGAGATCAACCGGCAGGGGTTGGCGCTCCATTCCGCTTTCCACCCCGTCTACCGCATGCGGCGCGATGCGTCGGGCACGCGCACGGCGGTAGAAGCCGGCGGCGTGTTGCGGCCGGCCGCACTCGCGGGTGACGCGCCAGCCGACGCCTACGACGACACGAATGGCGACGCGCACTACGAGTCGTATATCCACATCGAGGTCGATCGTTTCTCTGAGCCGCAGCGGCTGCAGGCGCTGCACGACGGCCTGGTGCGCGTGCTGCGCGACGTGCGATCCGCCGTGGAAGACTGGAAGCCGATGCAAGCTGCAGCGCAATCCGCCATCGATGCATTGGGCGCGCGCGCCGCGCAAGCCTCGACCGATGAAACCGAACGTGCAGAGATTGCCGAGGCACAAGCCTTTCTGGCGTGGATGCTTGATCGGCATTTCACCTTCCTGGGCTATCGCGACTACGAACTCGTCGTGAAAGAAGATGGCCACTACCTGCAAGGTCTGCCGGGCACGGGCCTGGGCGTGCTGCGCGAAGCGTTGCGCGATGCGGGTAGCCCAGACCTTTCGCGACTTGCTCCGGGCGCGGTCAAGATCATCAACGCCCCGGCTCCCATCTTCATCACCAAGGCCAACTCGCGTGCCACGGTGCACCGCCCCGGCTATCTGGACTATGTGGGTGTGAAGCGCTTTGATGCCGAAGGCCGCACCTGCGGCGAGCGGCGCTTCCTGGGGCTGTATACCTCCACCGTGTACATGGAGCCTGCAGAGAGCATTCCGCTGGCACGGCGCAAGGTCGCCAGCGTGATCGCGCGCACCGGCTTCCTGCCGAACGGGCACCTTGCCAAGACACTCATTACGATTCTCGAACAGTATCCGCGCGATGAGCTGTTCCAGCTTGAGGGTGAGGAGCTGCACGACATCGCGCTCGGCATCCTGCGGCTGCAGGAGCGGCAGCGCACGCGGCTGTTTGTGCGGCGCGATCGCTTTGACCGCTTCGTGTCTTGCCTTGTATTCGTGCCGCGCGAGAAGTTCAACACAGACTTGCGCATTCGCATTCAGAAGCTGCTGCAGGACGCCTATCACGGTACGGGGGTTGAGTTCACACCGTTGCTGTCGGAGTCCATGCTCGCGCGCATCCACATCACCGTGCGCACGCAGCCGGGCAACGTGCCCGAGGTGGATGTGGCCGAACTGGAAGAGCGCATCGTGCAGGCCGCGCGGCGCTGGCAGGACGACCTGGCCGATGCCCTGCTGGAGCGCGGCGGCGAGGAGCGCGGCAACCGCCTGCTGCGCCGCTATGGCGATGCCTTCCCCGCGGGCTTCCGCGAGGACTACCCCGCGCGACTCGCCGTACGCGACATCGAACTGATGGAACCGCTGTTGGCGGCTCCACCATCGGCACCGCAAGCCGCTGCCGCCGGCACACTCACGATGCAGCTCTACCGGCCGCTGGAGGCACCCACCGGTGCCCTGCGCTTCAAGATCTACCGTGCAGGCGAGCCGACCTCGCTGTCGCGCAGCCTGCCGATGCTTGAGCACCTTGGCGTGCGCGTCAACGAAGAGCGCCCCTACTGTGTCGAACCTGCCGATGCCGCCCCCATCTGGATGCACGACTTCGGTATGGAGACCATCGACGGCAGCGAAGTCGATCTCGATGAAGCGCGCGTGCGCTTTGAAGACACCTTCGCCCGCATCTGGACGGGCGAGGTCGAGAACGACGATCTGAACCGTCTCGTGCTGCAGGCTGGCCTGACTTGGCGCGAGGTCCGCATCCTGCGAGCGTATGCGCGCTATATCCGCCAGATCGGCTCGACGTTCAGCAACGCCTATATGGAAAGCGCGCTGACGGGCAATCCGTCCATTGCCCGGGCATTGGTCCGCCTGTTCCTGGTGCGCTTTGACCCGTCACTCAACGAGGCCGAACGCACCCGCGATGCCGACAAGCTGCGCGCACAGATTGCCGAAGCACTGGAAGAGGTGCCGAACCTGGACGAAGACCGCATCCTGCGTCAGTTCCTGGGCGTGCTGGAGGCCACGCTGCGCACCAACTACTTCCAGAGTGCGGCAGACGATGGGCAGGCCGGGCAATCCAAACCGTACCTGTCGTTCAAGTTCGACCCCGCACGCGTGCCGGGCCTGCCCGAGCCCAAACCGATGTTCGAAATCTGGGTGTATTCGCCGCGTGTGGAGGGCGTGCACCTGCGTGGCGGCAAGGTGGCGCGCGGCGGGCTGCGCTGGTCTGACCGGCGCGAAGATTTCCGTACCGAAGTGCTGGGGCTGGTCAAGGCGCAGATGGTCAAGAACACCGTCATCGTGCCGGTGGGCTCCAAGGGCGGCTTCATCGTCAAGCAACCGCCGCCCGCCGGAGACCGCGATGCGTACCTGGCCGAAGGCGTGGCGTGCTACCAGACCTTCCTGCGCGGCCTGCTGGACCTGACCGACAACTACGTCGACGGCCACCTCGTGCCACCGCGCGACGTGGTGCGCTATGACGAGGACGACCCCTACCTGGTGGTGGCCGCCGACAAGGGCACCGCCACGTTCTCCGACTACGCCAACGCCATCTCTGCGGAATACGGCTTCTGGCTGGGCGATGCGTTTGCCTCCGGCGGCTCGGTCGGCTACGACCACAAGAAGATGGCCATCACCGCGCGCGGTGCGTGGGAATCGGTCAAGCGGCACTTCAGCGAGATGGGCATCGATACGCAATCGCAGGACTTCACCGTGGTGGGCGTGGGCGACATGTCGGGCGATGTATTCGGCAACGGCATGCTGCTCTCGCGCCATATCCGTCTGCTGGCGGCGTTCGATCATCGCCATGTCTTTCTTGATCCATCCCCCGATGCGGCCACCAGCTTTGCCGAGCGCGAACGCATGTTCAACCTGCCGCGCTCAAGCTGGGCCGACTATGACAAGACGCTGATCAGCCCCGGGGGCGGCATCTTCCCGCGCACAGTCAAATCGATTCCGCTATCGCCCGAAGTGCGCGCGATGCTGGATGTGACCGCAACCGAGATGGCACCGAATGATCTGCTGCACGCCATCCTCAAGGCGCCGGTGGATTTGCTCTACAACGGCGGCATCGGCACCTACGTCAAGGCCAGCAGCGAAACGCACGCTCAGGTAGGCGACCGAGCCAATGACGGGCTGCGTGTGGACGGCGCAGAGCTACGCTGCAAGGTCGTCGCTGAAGGCGGCAACCTGGGCTGCACGCAACTCGGCCGCATTGAATATGCGCTGCATGGCGGCCGCATCAATACCGATGCCATCGATAACTCCGCCGGCGTGGATTGCTCCGACCACGAGGTCAACATCAAGATCCTGCTGGGCCTGGTGGTGGCCGACGGCGAGATGACACTCAAGCAGCGCAACACGCTGCTCGCCGAGATGACCGACGAGGTGGGCACGCTGGTGCTGCGCGACAACTACTTCCAGACGCAGGCGCTTTCACTCGCACGCACGCGCACGACACAGTGGCTGGATGCCGAAGCGCGGCTGATGCGCTATCTGGAACGCACCGGGCGCCTGAACCGGGTCATCGAATTTCTGCCGCCCGACGAGGAGATCGACGCCCGGCGCGCCGCCAGCGGTGGCCTCACCACGCCGGAGCGCGCGGTGCTGATGGCCTACAGCAAGATGTGGCTGTATGACGCGCTGCTGGCCAGCGATTTGCCCGACCAGCCCTTCGTGGCCGACGGCCTGCCCGGCTACTTTCCGCATCCGCTGCAGGCACGTTGCGGCCCGACCATGCCGCGGCATCCGCTGCGGCGCGAGATCCTGGCAACCATGCACGCCAATGCGCTCATCAACCGCGCCGGCGTAACGTTCGTGCACCGCCTTGCCGAAGAAACCGGCGCCGAGCCGCTAGCTGTTGTGTGGGCCAGCTTGGTGGCGCGCGCGGTCTATCGGCTGGACCCGCTCTGGGAGCAAGTCGACGGGCTGGATGCGCAGGTGCCGCACGAAACGCAGACGGCGCTGTTCACCGCATTTGCGCAGCTACACGAGCGCGCCGCGCTGTGGTTCCTACGGCGGCGCATGTCGGACGTGCCGGCCACGGTGGAACGCTTCCGCGATGCGGTGGATGCGCTGGCGCCGGAAGTGGATGGTTTGCAAACGGAAGACTCCGCGCGCACGTCGGCACAACAGCAGCAAGCGCTGGCCGACGAGGGCGTGCCCGAAGCGCTGGCGCGCACCGCGGCAGGTGTGCCGGCGCGCGTGTCGCTGCTCGACATTGCCGAAGTGGCTGCCGCCAGCGGTTGCGACGCCAAGCTCGCTGCACGCGTCTACTTTGCGCTCGACCAGCCGCTGGGTTACGGCTGGCTGCAGGGCGGCATCCTCAACCTGCCCACGCAAACCCATTGGCAGATGCTGGCGCGCGCAACGCTGCTTGAAGAACTGGGGCAACTGCGCCGCAGGCTGACCGGCTCGGTGCTGCGTGATGCGCCCGTCGGCGTTGGGGCAGAGGCGCTGGTCGATACGTGGAAAGCCGCCCGGCAGGAAGCACTGGCGCGCTACAACCGCGTGATTGCCGATCAGGTGGCCGCAGGGCAAGCCGATCTGGCCATGTTGTCGGTGGGGCTCAAGGCGCTGGCAGAAGTGGAGGCTTGA
- a CDS encoding molecular chaperone HscC: MIIGIDLGTTNSLVAVWEDGRPRLIPNSLGEFLTPSCVSLDEDGTILVGRAARERLQTHPDKTAAVFKRFMGSERTIRLGKREFRAEELSALVLRSLKEDAEAALGQPITEAIITVPAYFSDAQRKATRAAGVMAGLKVDRLLNEPTAAALAYGIHQLGAETRFLVFDLGGGTFDVSVLDMFEGVMEVRASAGDNFLGGEDFVACIIDRFFEQAKAPAKLKTDTAFMQQLTAQVEAAKRALSEQPAATIEVAHNSDTYTLELDEATFEQICAPLLQRLRAPVERALRDANLRGTDLDKIVLAGGATRMPVVRRMVARMFGRFPECEINPDEVVALGAAVQAGLKMKDAALDDVVMTDVAPYSLGVAVAMQLPDGSYTDGHFDPIIERNSPVPISRVKTYSPIREQQRAVDLHVYQGEARLVTENIQLGTLKVPLPDLPRAQCAVDVRFTYDVNGLLQVEATVQKTQETVSLIIEDNPGLLSEEEIAEKLAALSTLKIHPRDQMENRTLMARAERLYQQLRGNEREWFGAQIRLFEASLASQELHRIQADRQKFDELVEHVERQIRIFPQPEPQA; this comes from the coding sequence ATGATCATCGGCATTGATCTGGGAACGACAAACAGCCTGGTGGCCGTTTGGGAAGATGGGCGACCACGCCTGATTCCGAACAGCCTCGGGGAATTCCTCACACCCTCCTGTGTGAGCCTGGACGAAGACGGCACCATCCTGGTCGGGCGCGCGGCGCGCGAGCGGCTGCAAACGCATCCGGACAAGACCGCCGCCGTGTTCAAGCGCTTCATGGGTAGTGAGCGCACCATTCGCCTTGGCAAGCGCGAGTTCCGTGCCGAAGAGCTCTCCGCGCTGGTCCTGCGCTCGCTCAAGGAAGATGCGGAAGCCGCGCTGGGCCAGCCGATCACCGAAGCCATCATCACCGTTCCTGCCTATTTTTCCGACGCGCAGCGCAAGGCGACGCGCGCAGCGGGTGTCATGGCGGGCCTGAAGGTCGATCGGCTGCTGAACGAGCCCACGGCGGCGGCCCTCGCCTACGGCATCCATCAGCTTGGCGCCGAAACCCGCTTCCTCGTCTTCGACCTGGGCGGCGGTACGTTCGATGTGTCGGTGCTCGACATGTTCGAGGGCGTCATGGAAGTCCGGGCGTCTGCCGGCGACAACTTCCTCGGTGGCGAAGACTTTGTCGCCTGCATCATCGACCGCTTCTTCGAGCAGGCCAAGGCACCGGCCAAGCTCAAGACCGATACCGCGTTCATGCAACAGCTCACCGCGCAGGTCGAGGCAGCCAAACGCGCGCTGTCGGAACAGCCGGCGGCCACGATCGAGGTCGCTCACAACAGCGATACGTACACGCTGGAACTGGATGAAGCAACGTTCGAGCAGATCTGCGCCCCGCTGCTGCAGCGGCTGCGTGCGCCGGTGGAACGCGCCCTGCGCGACGCCAACCTGCGCGGCACTGATCTGGACAAGATCGTGCTTGCGGGCGGCGCCACGCGCATGCCGGTGGTCCGGCGCATGGTCGCCCGCATGTTCGGGCGCTTTCCGGAGTGCGAAATCAATCCGGATGAGGTGGTGGCGTTGGGGGCTGCCGTGCAGGCCGGCCTGAAGATGAAAGACGCGGCACTGGATGATGTCGTCATGACAGACGTCGCGCCCTACTCGCTCGGCGTCGCCGTGGCCATGCAGCTCCCTGACGGCTCTTATACCGACGGCCACTTTGACCCGATCATCGAGCGCAACAGCCCGGTGCCGATCAGCCGTGTGAAGACCTACAGCCCGATCCGCGAACAGCAGCGCGCAGTGGATCTGCACGTCTATCAAGGCGAAGCCCGTCTCGTGACCGAGAACATCCAGCTGGGCACATTGAAAGTGCCCTTGCCCGACCTGCCACGCGCCCAGTGTGCCGTCGACGTGCGCTTTACCTATGACGTCAATGGCCTGCTGCAGGTGGAAGCCACGGTGCAGAAGACGCAGGAAACCGTGAGCCTCATCATTGAAGACAACCCAGGCCTGCTGTCCGAAGAGGAGATCGCAGAGAAACTCGCCGCGTTATCAACGCTCAAGATTCATCCACGTGACCAGATGGAGAACCGCACCCTGATGGCGCGCGCGGAACGGTTGTATCAGCAGTTGCGCGGTAACGAGCGTGAATGGTTCGGCGCCCAGATCCGGCTGTTCGAAGCGTCACTGGCATCGCAGGAGCTGCACCGCATTCAGGCTGATCGGCAGAAATTCGACGAACTGGTAGAACACGTCGAGCGCCAGATCCGTATCTTCCCGCAGCCAGAACCCCAAGCCTGA